TCTTGTTCAGTTTTAGCCTTTACCTCTTCATTGCTAGCATTCCCTGACAGGTATGCCCAAAATTCTTTTCTATTCCATATCAAGGCAGCAAGTTTTTCTAAAAAAAGTATTTCTGTGACTAACGTAGCAACAACAAAAACAGAAACAACATATACAACATGCAGATTAGCAGCTAGTGCTAGAGATACTACTAAAATGGAGCCAAGTAATTGAGTTATAACTTTTTTATCACTAACTAGCATCACACAAATAGCAATGATTAACCCAACAACTGCTAAAATTGACGCTATAGTTTCAAAAATTGTTGAATTGGTAACTAAATCCATAAATATCATCGAGCATTGTTAGTAAATTTGCTATAACGGCTTGGCATTTGTGCGGCGGGGCAAACATTTAAGAGTATAAGCAACAAGAGCTTACCCGTCCGCACGAAATGCTTGTTATTTTTCAGAACCCCAAAAAATCAAAATCACCATCGGCATCCCAATCATCTTCGCCCTCTCCTTCTTCATCCTCATTGTCCAATCCATCACCCTCTACATTTGGAGCCGTCACATAATCCCAGTATCCAGTAGGATCTACAAGTTCATCTGGGTCTTCTACATCAGAAGCTTTTATCCAAGTTCCGAATATTGTTAAAAATTTATCCTCTTTCATATTTTTATAACTTTTACTTAGTCAAAAAATTCACTAGTTATTTGGCCTGTTAAAGCAAAGATTACACCGCCCGCAGCATATTTACCAACTCTTGAAACCCATTTGTTAAAATCATTTGGCCCTGATTGGGAAGACTTATTTGTATGATTGCTCTGCGATTCTTTCCTTTTCAATAAAGACTTAGCTTCATCATGCCCCATTTGTGCAGCTATTTCCATGTTCTGCCAACCATCATCAAACTTTGATTGCTTCAATTGGCTCATAGCTATTAAATAGACTTTATCAGCATTCAATCCAAATGGCTCATCAACTATACTTAGTATAAGATCTTCAGCTTCATAAAAACCACCTTCATTATAGTTATCAACAGCTGCATTGTAGAAAATGTAATCTATAGCTTCAATTGATGGATCATATTTAGATTGGTAAACTAAATCCCGCCAAATATCAAAGGCCTCATTATGATTTCCTGTCTCAAACAAACAACATGCTAATAAGTGCCAATATTCAGCTTCATTTTTCTTATTAATGGCCATTTTAAGCCAATCAATAGCAGAACCTAAATTATTAGATTCAATATCTGATAAAGCTTTCTTGTAACATTGATTCGCTGTTTTATAAAACATGATTTTTGTTATTATGAGTTTTAAAAAATAACTACTTATTGAGCGACTGACAATATACACCCCCAAGTCGTATAAGTAAAGAATTATCTACTTATGCGACGCACGGGTACGCATTA
This genomic stretch from Cyclonatronum proteinivorum harbors:
- a CDS encoding tetratricopeptide repeat protein encodes the protein MFYKTANQCYKKALSDIESNNLGSAIDWLKMAINKKNEAEYWHLLACCLFETGNHNEAFDIWRDLVYQSKYDPSIEAIDYIFYNAAVDNYNEGGFYEAEDLILSIVDEPFGLNADKVYLIAMSQLKQSKFDDGWQNMEIAAQMGHDEAKSLLKRKESQSNHTNKSSQSGPNDFNKWVSRVGKYAAGGVIFALTGQITSEFFD